The DNA sequence attaatggtTTGCATAACTACTGGATTTTATGAgtcattttagaaataataattataagatcaattaaaagaaaaactgtAACGAACCTTCTATTGTACGTTTTGTATCTTCTTTACTCTCGAGTGCTTTTATCGCATCAAAGACTGCTACGATTGGTGTGCGACACCAGATCTCCCCGTGTGTGTTTGGACCTACTGGTAGTCtcgttttaaaatcaataaacattaatttaacatttttactcGCACAACCGCTAGATCCGATCTTATTAGAGTTCCGCTGATAAGTGATCACACCTGTTTCCGAAAGACctgaaatataagaaaatataataataacccaaagattattgattttttatattacataatttaatattgattacaaTAATTGTAACAAGTATACGTACCGTATACTTGAATGATAGACACGTTCGGTAAGGATTTGATAAGATTTTCATGAACTTCGTATTTAATTGACGTATCACCGAATAGCACTTGTTTCAAGgaagagatattatatttcttacagaCGTTGGtattagttaatttattacacatgTTACTTTTAAGAAATACCCACTTCACCTGAAAATAACGAttgaggaaatttttttaatactattttattaagtttattaaataaaaaaaaagagaaaatattatattttatttcttttctcgtaTATTTTCAAGTTACCTTATACTTTTCtactatttgaaataaattttcctcgTTAAATGTCGATGATTTGATCGCTGTCACATACCAAAGTATACTGCGAATAGTCAACAACAGACTATGAGTCCAATTTAATGGTTCGTACCATAGACCAACGTCTTTGGGTCTCATAGTCGGCGTATATTCATTTGACGGAGCTGTAAACGCTCCGTAAGGAACGTGCACGTGTCCAGGATAAGTTGCCGTGTTGGAAGAAAACATCACTACTGCTCGTTTCTTTTCACTTTGTTTTAGGCACGTAAACATTTCGATTTTTTGCTGATCAACCTTGCTGTTTAAAATTGAGTCGAGAGatgtatatttactttgttctTTCTTATTGACAACTATTATTTTCGCACGCACTGGTTGATCGCAGTGGCGTGTAAATATAAGAGCGGTTTCCAACTTCACAACATCTTCAGcgtcgataaatattatatctggATTATGTTCCATTAAAAAGTAAAGAGTTCTAATActgtctaaaaaatatttatatataattaaataaaaagaaaagacatatatgtataggagTATATTGGAGTATAAGATCACATGTATAGaagtatatgataaaaaagatattcctCGAATTTTTCTGAGGAAAGATCAGACTATGTACGTACCCTTTAAATACTCGGTATCCCACGGAGTCACTACAAAGTTGAGATATATGCCTGCCAAAAGCGGCACGTAGGCTTGCATTTTATTGTGTGTGCATATCGTTAATACGCTGTTTTGTTGAAAGCCTTGATCATTTATCCATAAGGCTAGCTTCACGCTATTCTCCTTCATCTGCTGGAATGTAACTTCTTCTCCCGTTTCTGCATCTATCTGCGAaaatatgtcaattgcatttatattactaaatgatatattaaatatgtatctcATTTAGTATCGTAATTTTGCtttcataattaatgaatGTCCCCCCCCATATTCTTTGTTAAACCAATATCATGTTAACCACtatgttaaataattcttattattaaaatatgttaccTGGCCAATTAATTCCGGGTTACATGCAAATGCgctcaaaataaaatctcCAAGATTTACATAACAATGTGGACAACTTTCGCCAACAAGAACATTGTTGACTGAATTTCTTGATGgtttattctctttatcttcTTCCAGAGACACATCCTGAAAATacactttattaataacactCCTAGctacttgtaaattttatgaaataaattttattatatatatcttgtatatatcttttatatatatattatatatatatatatatatgtatatatatatatataaataatatgtattatttacatatatttgttatttatacatatctattataCAAACGTTTTGTGCACATACCTTTTCCGTAGTAGAATTTCTTGATGgtttattctctttatcttcTTCCAGAGACACATCctgaaaatatactttattaataacactCCTAGctacttgtaaattttatgaaataaattttaatatatatatattatatattatatatatcttgtatatatcttttatatatattatatatatatatatatatatatatatatataaataatatgtattatttacatatatttgttatttatacatatctattataCATACGTTTTGTGCACATATCTCTTCCGTAGTAGAATTTCTTGATGgtttattctctttatcttcTTCCAGAGACACATCCTGAAAATacactttattaataacactCCTAGctacttgtaaattttatgaaataaattttaatatatatatcttgtatatatcttttatatatattatatatatatatatatatatatatatatataaataatatgtattatttacatatatttgttatttatacatatctattataCATACGTTTTGTGCACATATCTCTTCCGTAGTAGAATTTCTTGATGgtttattctctttatcttcTTCCAGAGACACATCctgaaaatatactttattaataacactCCTAGctacttgtaaattttatgaaataaattttaatatatatatattatatattatatatatcttgtatatatcttttatatatattatatatatatatatatatatatatatataaataatatgtattatttacatatatttgttatttatacatatctattataCATACGTTTTGTGCACATATCTCTTCCGTAGTAGAATTTCTTGATGgtttattctctttatcttcTTCCAGAGACACATCCTGAAAATacactttattaataacactCCTAGctacttgtaaattttatgaaataaattttaatatatatatcttgtatatatcttttatatatattatatatatatatatatatatatatatatatatatataaataatatgtattatttacatatatttgttatttatacatatctattataCATACGTTTTGTGCACATATCTCTTCCGTAGTAGAATTTCTTGATGgtttattctctttatcttcTTCCAGAGACACATCCTGAAAATacactttattaataacactCCTAGctacttgtaaattttatgaaataaattttaatatatatatattatatattatatatatcttgtatatatcttttatatatattatatatatatatatatatatatatataaataatatgtattatttacatatatttgttatttatacatatctattataCATACGTTTTGTGCACATATCTCTTCCGTAGTAGAATTTCTTGATGgtttattctctttatcttcTTCCAGAGACACATCctgaaaatatactttattaataacactCCTAGctacttgtaaattttatgaaataaattttaatatatatatattatatatatcttgtatatatcttttatatatattatatatatatatatatatatatatatatatatatatataataatatgtattatttacatatatttgttatttatacatatctattataCATACGTTTTGTGCACATATCTCTTCCGTAGTAGAATTTCTTGATGgtttattctctttatcttcTTCCAGAGACACATCctgaaaatatactttattaataacactCCTAGctacttgtaaattttatgaaataaattttaatatatatatcttgtatatatcttttatatatattatatatatatatatatataaataatatgtattatttacatatatttgttatttatacatatctattataCATACGTTTTGTGCACATATCTCTTCCGTAGTAGAATTTCTTGATGgtttattctctttatcttcTTCCAGAGACACATCctgaaaatatactttattaataacactCCTAGctacttgtaaattttatgaaataaattttgatatatatattatatatatcttgtatatatcttttatatatattatatatatacatatatataaataatatgtattatttacatatatttgttatttatacatatctattataCATACGTTTTGTGCACATGTCTTTCCCGTAGTAGAATTTCTTAGTGgtttattctctttatcttcTTCCAGAGACACATCctgaaaatatactttattaataacactCCTAGctacttgtaaattttatgaaataaattttaatatatatatcttgtatatatcttttatatatattatatatatatatatatataaataatatgtattatttacatatatttgttatttatacatatctattataCATACGTTTTGTGCACATATCTTTCCCGTACTAGAATTTCTTGGTGgtttattctctttatcttcTTCCAGAGACACATCctgaaaatatactttattaataacactCTTAGctacttgtaaattttatgaaataaattttaatatatatatattatatatatct is a window from the Anoplolepis gracilipes chromosome 17, ASM4749672v1, whole genome shotgun sequence genome containing:
- the LOC140675230 gene encoding luciferin 4-monooxygenase-like isoform X8, with the translated sequence MSRNKQITTGKICAQYDVSLEEDKENKPSRNSTTGKICAQNDVSLEEDKENKPPRNSSTGKICAQNDVSLEEDKENKPLRNSTTGKTCAQNDVSLEEDKENKPSRNSTTEEICAQNDVSLEEDKENKPSRNSTTEKDVSLEEDKENKPSRNSVNNVLVGESCPHCYVNLGDFILSAFACNPELIGQIDAETGEEVTFQQMKENSVKLALWINDQGFQQNSVLTICTHNKMQAYVPLLAGIYLNFVVTPWDTEYLKDSIRTLYFLMEHNPDIIFIDAEDVVKLETALIFTRHCDQPVRAKIIVVNKKEQSKYTSLDSILNSKVDQQKIEMFTCLKQSEKKRAVVMFSSNTATYPGHVHVPYGAFTAPSNEYTPTMRPKDVGLWYEPLNWTHSLLLTIRSILWYVTAIKSSTFNEENLFQIVEKYKVKWVFLKSNMCNKLTNTNVCKKYNISSLKQVLFGDTSIKYEVHENLIKSLPNVSIIQVYGLSETGVITYQRNSNKIGSSGCASKNVKLMFIDFKTRLPVGPNTHGEIWCRTPIVAVFDAIKALESKEDTKRTIEGWYYTEDIGYYDEDGDIFVIGKLKDMIKYKDMYILSTKIEEVLKCHSAVSEAAVIAVPDIYDGQIPKAFVTIMPEAKVTKEELMDFVEDNLDSNYALRGGIKFLVDKMPYLPNGRIDRIRVPHICSK
- the LOC140675230 gene encoding luciferin 4-monooxygenase-like isoform X2, giving the protein MSRNKQITTGKICAQYDVSLEEDKENKPSRNSTTGKICAQNDVSLEEDKENKPLRNSTTGKTCAQNDVSLEEDKENKPSRNSTTEEICAQNDVSLEEDKENKPSRNSTTEEICAQNDVSLEEDKENKPSRNSTTEEICAQNDVSLEEDKENKPSRNSTTEEICAQNDVSLEEDKENKPSRNSTTEEICAQNDVSLEEDKENKPSRNSTTEEICAQNDVSLEEDKENKPSRNSTTEEICAQNDVSLEEDKENKPSRNSTTEKDVSLEEDKENKPSRNSVNNVLVGESCPHCYVNLGDFILSAFACNPELIGQIDAETGEEVTFQQMKENSVKLALWINDQGFQQNSVLTICTHNKMQAYVPLLAGIYLNFVVTPWDTEYLKDSIRTLYFLMEHNPDIIFIDAEDVVKLETALIFTRHCDQPVRAKIIVVNKKEQSKYTSLDSILNSKVDQQKIEMFTCLKQSEKKRAVVMFSSNTATYPGHVHVPYGAFTAPSNEYTPTMRPKDVGLWYEPLNWTHSLLLTIRSILWYVTAIKSSTFNEENLFQIVEKYKVKWVFLKSNMCNKLTNTNVCKKYNISSLKQVLFGDTSIKYEVHENLIKSLPNVSIIQVYGLSETGVITYQRNSNKIGSSGCASKNVKLMFIDFKTRLPVGPNTHGEIWCRTPIVAVFDAIKALESKEDTKRTIEGWYYTEDIGYYDEDGDIFVIGKLKDMIKYKDMYILSTKIEEVLKCHSAVSEAAVIAVPDIYDGQIPKAFVTIMPEAKVTKEELMDFVEDNLDSNYALRGGIKFLVDKMPYLPNGRIDRIRVPHICSK
- the LOC140675230 gene encoding luciferin 4-monooxygenase-like isoform X1, which translates into the protein MSRNKQITTGKICAQYDVSLEEDKENKPSRNSTTGKICAQNDVSLEEDKENKPPRNSSTGKICAQNDVSLEEDKENKPLRNSTTGKTCAQNDVSLEEDKENKPSRNSTTEEICAQNDVSLEEDKENKPSRNSTTEEICAQNDVSLEEDKENKPSRNSTTEEICAQNDVSLEEDKENKPSRNSTTEEICAQNDVSLEEDKENKPSRNSTTEEICAQNDVSLEEDKENKPSRNSTTEEICAQNDVSLEEDKENKPSRNSTTEEICAQNDVSLEEDKENKPSRNSTTEKDVSLEEDKENKPSRNSVNNVLVGESCPHCYVNLGDFILSAFACNPELIGQIDAETGEEVTFQQMKENSVKLALWINDQGFQQNSVLTICTHNKMQAYVPLLAGIYLNFVVTPWDTEYLKDSIRTLYFLMEHNPDIIFIDAEDVVKLETALIFTRHCDQPVRAKIIVVNKKEQSKYTSLDSILNSKVDQQKIEMFTCLKQSEKKRAVVMFSSNTATYPGHVHVPYGAFTAPSNEYTPTMRPKDVGLWYEPLNWTHSLLLTIRSILWYVTAIKSSTFNEENLFQIVEKYKVKWVFLKSNMCNKLTNTNVCKKYNISSLKQVLFGDTSIKYEVHENLIKSLPNVSIIQVYGLSETGVITYQRNSNKIGSSGCASKNVKLMFIDFKTRLPVGPNTHGEIWCRTPIVAVFDAIKALESKEDTKRTIEGWYYTEDIGYYDEDGDIFVIGKLKDMIKYKDMYILSTKIEEVLKCHSAVSEAAVIAVPDIYDGQIPKAFVTIMPEAKVTKEELMDFVEDNLDSNYALRGGIKFLVDKMPYLPNGRIDRIRVPHICSK
- the LOC140675230 gene encoding luciferin 4-monooxygenase-like isoform X3, translated to MSRNKQITTGKICAQYDVSLEEDKENKPSRNSTTGKICAQNDVSLEEDKENKPPRNSSTGKICAQNDVSLEEDKENKPSRNSTTEEICAQNDVSLEEDKENKPSRNSTTEEICAQNDVSLEEDKENKPSRNSTTEEICAQNDVSLEEDKENKPSRNSTTEEICAQNDVSLEEDKENKPSRNSTTEEICAQNDVSLEEDKENKPSRNSTTEEICAQNDVSLEEDKENKPSRNSTTEEICAQNDVSLEEDKENKPSRNSTTEKDVSLEEDKENKPSRNSVNNVLVGESCPHCYVNLGDFILSAFACNPELIGQIDAETGEEVTFQQMKENSVKLALWINDQGFQQNSVLTICTHNKMQAYVPLLAGIYLNFVVTPWDTEYLKDSIRTLYFLMEHNPDIIFIDAEDVVKLETALIFTRHCDQPVRAKIIVVNKKEQSKYTSLDSILNSKVDQQKIEMFTCLKQSEKKRAVVMFSSNTATYPGHVHVPYGAFTAPSNEYTPTMRPKDVGLWYEPLNWTHSLLLTIRSILWYVTAIKSSTFNEENLFQIVEKYKVKWVFLKSNMCNKLTNTNVCKKYNISSLKQVLFGDTSIKYEVHENLIKSLPNVSIIQVYGLSETGVITYQRNSNKIGSSGCASKNVKLMFIDFKTRLPVGPNTHGEIWCRTPIVAVFDAIKALESKEDTKRTIEGWYYTEDIGYYDEDGDIFVIGKLKDMIKYKDMYILSTKIEEVLKCHSAVSEAAVIAVPDIYDGQIPKAFVTIMPEAKVTKEELMDFVEDNLDSNYALRGGIKFLVDKMPYLPNGRIDRIRVPHICSK
- the LOC140675230 gene encoding luciferin 4-monooxygenase-like isoform X6, whose protein sequence is MSRNKQITTGKICAQYDVSLEEDKENKPSRNSTTEEICAQNDVSLEEDKENKPSRNSTTEEICAQNDVSLEEDKENKPSRNSTTEEICAQNDVSLEEDKENKPSRNSTTEEICAQNDVSLEEDKENKPSRNSTTEEICAQNDVSLEEDKENKPSRNSTTEEICAQNDVSLEEDKENKPSRNSTTEEICAQNDVSLEEDKENKPSRNSTTEKDVSLEEDKENKPSRNSVNNVLVGESCPHCYVNLGDFILSAFACNPELIGQIDAETGEEVTFQQMKENSVKLALWINDQGFQQNSVLTICTHNKMQAYVPLLAGIYLNFVVTPWDTEYLKDSIRTLYFLMEHNPDIIFIDAEDVVKLETALIFTRHCDQPVRAKIIVVNKKEQSKYTSLDSILNSKVDQQKIEMFTCLKQSEKKRAVVMFSSNTATYPGHVHVPYGAFTAPSNEYTPTMRPKDVGLWYEPLNWTHSLLLTIRSILWYVTAIKSSTFNEENLFQIVEKYKVKWVFLKSNMCNKLTNTNVCKKYNISSLKQVLFGDTSIKYEVHENLIKSLPNVSIIQVYGLSETGVITYQRNSNKIGSSGCASKNVKLMFIDFKTRLPVGPNTHGEIWCRTPIVAVFDAIKALESKEDTKRTIEGWYYTEDIGYYDEDGDIFVIGKLKDMIKYKDMYILSTKIEEVLKCHSAVSEAAVIAVPDIYDGQIPKAFVTIMPEAKVTKEELMDFVEDNLDSNYALRGGIKFLVDKMPYLPNGRIDRIRVPHICSK
- the LOC140675230 gene encoding luciferin 4-monooxygenase-like isoform X5 is translated as MSRNKQITTGKICAQYDVSLEEDKENKPSRNSTTGKICAQNDVSLEEDKENKPPRNSSTGKICAQNDVSLEEDKENKPLRNSTTGKTCAQNDVSLEEDKENKPSRNSTTEEICAQNDVSLEEDKENKPSRNSTTEEICAQNDVSLEEDKENKPSRNSTTEEICAQNDVSLEEDKENKPSRNSTTEEICAQNDVSLEEDKENKPSRNSTTEKDVSLEEDKENKPSRNSVNNVLVGESCPHCYVNLGDFILSAFACNPELIGQIDAETGEEVTFQQMKENSVKLALWINDQGFQQNSVLTICTHNKMQAYVPLLAGIYLNFVVTPWDTEYLKDSIRTLYFLMEHNPDIIFIDAEDVVKLETALIFTRHCDQPVRAKIIVVNKKEQSKYTSLDSILNSKVDQQKIEMFTCLKQSEKKRAVVMFSSNTATYPGHVHVPYGAFTAPSNEYTPTMRPKDVGLWYEPLNWTHSLLLTIRSILWYVTAIKSSTFNEENLFQIVEKYKVKWVFLKSNMCNKLTNTNVCKKYNISSLKQVLFGDTSIKYEVHENLIKSLPNVSIIQVYGLSETGVITYQRNSNKIGSSGCASKNVKLMFIDFKTRLPVGPNTHGEIWCRTPIVAVFDAIKALESKEDTKRTIEGWYYTEDIGYYDEDGDIFVIGKLKDMIKYKDMYILSTKIEEVLKCHSAVSEAAVIAVPDIYDGQIPKAFVTIMPEAKVTKEELMDFVEDNLDSNYALRGGIKFLVDKMPYLPNGRIDRIRVPHICSK
- the LOC140675230 gene encoding luciferin 4-monooxygenase-like isoform X7, yielding MSRNKQITTGKICAQYDVSLEEDKENKPSRNSTTGKICAQNDVSLEEDKENKPPRNSSTGKICAQNDVSLEEDKENKPLRNSTTGKTCAQNDVSLEEDKENKPSRNSTTEEICAQNDVSLEEDKENKPSRNSTTEEICAQNDVSLEEDKENKPSRNSVNNVLVGESCPHCYVNLGDFILSAFACNPELIGQIDAETGEEVTFQQMKENSVKLALWINDQGFQQNSVLTICTHNKMQAYVPLLAGIYLNFVVTPWDTEYLKDSIRTLYFLMEHNPDIIFIDAEDVVKLETALIFTRHCDQPVRAKIIVVNKKEQSKYTSLDSILNSKVDQQKIEMFTCLKQSEKKRAVVMFSSNTATYPGHVHVPYGAFTAPSNEYTPTMRPKDVGLWYEPLNWTHSLLLTIRSILWYVTAIKSSTFNEENLFQIVEKYKVKWVFLKSNMCNKLTNTNVCKKYNISSLKQVLFGDTSIKYEVHENLIKSLPNVSIIQVYGLSETGVITYQRNSNKIGSSGCASKNVKLMFIDFKTRLPVGPNTHGEIWCRTPIVAVFDAIKALESKEDTKRTIEGWYYTEDIGYYDEDGDIFVIGKLKDMIKYKDMYILSTKIEEVLKCHSAVSEAAVIAVPDIYDGQIPKAFVTIMPEAKVTKEELMDFVEDNLDSNYALRGGIKFLVDKMPYLPNGRIDRIRVPHICSK
- the LOC140675230 gene encoding luciferin 4-monooxygenase-like isoform X4, whose amino-acid sequence is MSRNKQITTGKICAQYDVSLEEDKENKPSRNSTTGKICAQNDVSLEEDKENKPSRNSTTEEICAQNDVSLEEDKENKPSRNSTTEEICAQNDVSLEEDKENKPSRNSTTEEICAQNDVSLEEDKENKPSRNSTTEEICAQNDVSLEEDKENKPSRNSTTEEICAQNDVSLEEDKENKPSRNSTTEEICAQNDVSLEEDKENKPSRNSTTEEICAQNDVSLEEDKENKPSRNSTTEKDVSLEEDKENKPSRNSVNNVLVGESCPHCYVNLGDFILSAFACNPELIGQIDAETGEEVTFQQMKENSVKLALWINDQGFQQNSVLTICTHNKMQAYVPLLAGIYLNFVVTPWDTEYLKDSIRTLYFLMEHNPDIIFIDAEDVVKLETALIFTRHCDQPVRAKIIVVNKKEQSKYTSLDSILNSKVDQQKIEMFTCLKQSEKKRAVVMFSSNTATYPGHVHVPYGAFTAPSNEYTPTMRPKDVGLWYEPLNWTHSLLLTIRSILWYVTAIKSSTFNEENLFQIVEKYKVKWVFLKSNMCNKLTNTNVCKKYNISSLKQVLFGDTSIKYEVHENLIKSLPNVSIIQVYGLSETGVITYQRNSNKIGSSGCASKNVKLMFIDFKTRLPVGPNTHGEIWCRTPIVAVFDAIKALESKEDTKRTIEGWYYTEDIGYYDEDGDIFVIGKLKDMIKYKDMYILSTKIEEVLKCHSAVSEAAVIAVPDIYDGQIPKAFVTIMPEAKVTKEELMDFVEDNLDSNYALRGGIKFLVDKMPYLPNGRIDRIRVPHICSK